A stretch of Xenopus laevis strain J_2021 chromosome 8S, Xenopus_laevis_v10.1, whole genome shotgun sequence DNA encodes these proteins:
- the LOC108700686 gene encoding C-reactive protein-like yields MEVRVLCFLLFVGSMAKEDMERKVFIFPRQSISDYVELTPQLTEPLDKLTVCLRTYTDLSKSHALFSLDLPESWDRHMFDIFQAPIDYTRPTPFHAFFVYINNSLAYSNAQAEVLHWRHSCVTWDSDTGVLQLWVNGKVYPQRVLQKGSSIDLQKGISLGQMRRNYGTGWEPESSFQGEISDVHMWNEVLPPETIRQVLINNRYINGNVISWRSLNYTLNGDVIVQPKV; encoded by the exons ATGGAGGTGCGAGTCCTCTGCTTTTTACTCTTTGTAGGATCCATGGCAAAAGAAg atatgGAGAGAAAGGTGTTCATCTTTCCCAGACAATCTATTTCAGATTATGTGGAGTTGACTCCACAGTTGACTGAGCCTTTGGACAAACTCACCGTCTGCTTGAGGACCTACACAGATCTAAGCAAAAGCCATGCTCTTTTTAGCTTGGACTTACCAGAGTCATGGGACCGCCACATGTTTGACATCTTCCAGGCCCCAATAGATTATACGAGACCCACACCATTCCATGCCTTCTTTGTCTATATAAATAATTCTCTGGCATACAGTAATGCACAGGCAGAAGTCCTGCACTGGAGGCACAGTTGTGTGACCTGGGACTCTGACACCGGAGTTCTACAGCTTTGGGTTAATGGAAAAGTCTACCCTCAAAGAGTACTTCAGAAAGGCTCTTCTATTGATCTCCAAAAAGGCATTTCCCTGGGTCAGATGAGGAGAAATTATGGGACTGGGTGGGAGCCAGAGTCTTCATTTCAAGGAGAAATAAGTGATGTCCACATGTGGAATGAGGTTTTGCCTCCTGAGACCATAAGGCAGGTTCTGATAAATAATAGGTACATCAATGGGAATGTCATTAGCTGGAGGTCTCTGAATTACACTCTTAATGGAGATGTGATTGTCCAACCCAAAGTCTAA